The proteins below are encoded in one region of Pseudomonas putida NBRC 14164:
- a CDS encoding SDR family NAD(P)-dependent oxidoreductase — protein MTRKIALITGASRGLGRNAAEHLAASGIDVIGTYHSKADEAQAVVARLEQAGAKAAMLQLDVGDSSSFASFAERLGTTLQQHFGRERFDFLVNNAGIGLNVPYVETSEAQFDQLLNIQLKGPFFLTQRLLPLLVDNGRIINISTGLARFALPGYAAYAAMKGAMEVLTRYQAKELGARGIRVNILAPGAIETDFGGGVVRDNQQVNEYIAGNTALGRVGLPDDIGAAIALLLEDGNGWITGQRLEVSGGMFL, from the coding sequence ATGACCCGCAAAATTGCCCTGATCACTGGCGCCAGCCGCGGCCTTGGCCGCAATGCTGCCGAACACCTTGCCGCAAGCGGTATCGATGTCATCGGCACCTACCACAGCAAAGCCGACGAAGCACAAGCCGTAGTTGCCCGACTGGAACAGGCCGGGGCCAAGGCGGCCATGCTGCAACTGGACGTCGGCGACAGCAGCAGTTTTGCCAGCTTTGCCGAGCGCCTGGGCACCACCCTGCAGCAGCACTTTGGCCGCGAGCGTTTTGACTTTCTGGTGAACAATGCCGGGATCGGGCTGAACGTGCCGTACGTCGAAACCAGCGAGGCGCAGTTCGACCAGTTGCTGAACATTCAGCTGAAAGGTCCGTTTTTCCTCACCCAGCGCCTGCTGCCGTTGTTGGTCGACAATGGCCGCATCATCAACATCTCCACCGGTCTGGCGCGCTTTGCACTGCCGGGGTATGCCGCCTATGCCGCGATGAAGGGCGCCATGGAGGTGCTGACCCGCTACCAGGCCAAGGAACTGGGCGCGCGTGGCATCCGGGTGAACATCCTGGCGCCAGGGGCGATCGAGACCGATTTTGGTGGCGGCGTGGTGCGGGATAACCAGCAGGTGAATGAGTACATTGCCGGCAATACGGCGCTGGGCCGCGTGGGCTTGCCGGATGATATCGGCGCAGCGATTGCGCTGTTGCTTGAAGACGGCAATGGCTGGATTACCGGGCAACGGCTGGAAGTGTCGGGCGGCATGTTCCTCTGA
- a CDS encoding efflux RND transporter periplasmic adaptor subunit: MRAAVRTLVTLCVVALAVWAGYQLWQYYMLTPWTRDARVRADVVVIAPDVSGWVRELKARDNQQVKAGDLLMSIDRERFQAAFDQASAVTETRAQQLRLREREAARRTALGPEAISAELRENAQINAAIARGELHEAEAQLQVAKINLARSEVRAPRSGHITNLRLAEGNYVNTGQSVMALVDDSTFYIQAYFEETKLPRIRVGDTVKVWLMGAGEPMQGHVESISRGITDRNSNPDSQLLPEVEPTFNWVRLAQRIPVRIRLDQVPEGVTLSAGMTASVQVHEDRGEQ; the protein is encoded by the coding sequence ATGCGTGCGGCCGTACGTACCCTGGTGACGCTGTGTGTGGTGGCTCTGGCCGTGTGGGCCGGCTACCAGCTGTGGCAGTACTACATGCTTACGCCCTGGACCCGCGACGCCCGTGTGCGCGCCGATGTGGTGGTGATCGCCCCTGACGTGTCCGGTTGGGTACGTGAGCTCAAGGCCCGTGATAACCAGCAGGTCAAGGCTGGCGACCTGTTGATGAGCATCGACCGTGAGCGCTTCCAGGCGGCCTTCGACCAGGCCAGTGCGGTGACCGAGACCCGCGCGCAGCAACTGCGCTTGCGCGAGCGCGAGGCAGCCCGGCGTACCGCCCTGGGGCCAGAAGCGATCAGTGCCGAACTGCGTGAAAATGCCCAGATCAATGCCGCCATTGCGCGTGGCGAACTGCATGAGGCCGAAGCGCAGTTGCAGGTTGCCAAGATCAACCTGGCGCGCAGTGAAGTGCGGGCGCCACGCAGCGGGCATATCACCAACCTGCGTCTGGCCGAGGGTAACTATGTGAACACCGGGCAATCGGTAATGGCCCTGGTGGATGATTCAACCTTCTATATCCAGGCCTACTTCGAGGAAACCAAGCTGCCGCGTATTCGCGTGGGGGACACGGTGAAAGTCTGGCTGATGGGTGCGGGCGAGCCGATGCAGGGGCATGTGGAGAGCATCAGCCGCGGCATCACCGACCGCAACAGCAACCCGGACAGCCAGTTGCTGCCGGAGGTGGAGCCAACCTTCAACTGGGTTCGGCTGGCCCAACGCATACCCGTAAGGATTCGCCTGGACCAGGTACCAGAAGGGGTGACCCTGAGTGCAGGCATGACCGCGAGCGTGCAGGTGCATGAGGACCGGGGCGAGCAGTGA
- the ccoM gene encoding cytochrome c oxidase subunit CcoM, producing MFFDNVVIAGVVTVGLMVAFFAGLGIFIWKDSNKRKPR from the coding sequence ATGTTCTTCGACAACGTGGTTATCGCTGGTGTGGTAACGGTCGGGTTGATGGTCGCTTTCTTTGCCGGTCTGGGCATTTTCATCTGGAAGGACTCGAACAAGCGCAAGCCGCGCTGA
- the rapA gene encoding RNA polymerase-associated protein RapA → MAQQYQPGQRWISDSEAELGLGTILAQDGRLLTVLYPATGDTRQYSLRNAPLTRVRFSPGDQITHFEGWKLTVREVDDIDGLMVYHGLDGQNQPRTLPETQLSNFIQFRLASDRLFAGQIDPLSWFSLRYNTLQHTSKQMQSALWGLGGCRAQPIAHQLHIAREVADRSAPRVLLADEVGLGKTIEAGLVIHRQLLSGRASRVLILVPENLQHQWLVEMRRRFNLQVALFDAERFIESDASNPFEDAQLALVALEWLVDDEKAQDALFAAGWDMMVVDEAHHLVWHEDQVSAEYGLVEQLAQVIPGVLLLTATPEQLGQDSHFARLRLLDPNRFHDLAAFRAESEHYRPVAEAVQELLDEGRLSPKAHATIQGFLGAEGEALLAAVSDGDSQASARLIRELLDRHGTGRVLFRNTRAAIQGFPERQLHPYPLATPEQYRDLPAGEHAELYPEVAFQAQGDVADDERWWRFDPRVDWLIDTLKMLKRTKVLVICAHAETAMDLEDALRVRSGIPASVFHEGMNILERDRAAAYFADEEFGAQVLICSEIGSEGRNFQFAHHLVMFDLPAHPDLLEQRIGRLDRIGQKHTIQLHIPYLLGSPQERLFQWYHEGLNAFLNTCPTGNALQHQFGPRLLSLLEGGESKAWDSLVDDARSERERLEAELHTGRDRLLELNSGGAGEGQALVEAILEQDDQFALPIYMETLFDAFGIDSEDHSENALILKPSEKMLDASFPLGDDEGVTITYDRAQALSREDMQFLTWEHPMVQGGMDLVLSGSMGNTAVALIKNKALKPGTVLLELLFVSEVVAPRSLQLGRYLPPAALRCLLDANGNDLASRVAFETLNEQLESVPRASANKFVQAQRDVLAKRISGGEEKIMPTHVERVAEAQRRLAAEADEELARLVALQAVNPSVRDSEIDALRKQREDGLAMLDKAALRLEAIRVLVAG, encoded by the coding sequence ATGGCGCAGCAGTATCAACCGGGGCAACGCTGGATCAGCGACAGCGAAGCAGAGCTCGGCCTGGGTACCATCCTGGCGCAGGATGGCCGCCTGTTGACCGTGCTCTACCCGGCCACTGGCGACACACGCCAGTATTCCCTGCGCAACGCGCCGCTGACCCGCGTGCGCTTCTCGCCAGGTGACCAGATCACCCACTTCGAGGGCTGGAAGCTGACCGTGCGCGAAGTCGACGACATCGACGGGCTGATGGTCTACCACGGCCTGGACGGTCAGAACCAGCCGCGTACCCTGCCAGAAACCCAGCTGTCGAACTTCATCCAGTTCCGCCTGGCAAGTGACCGGCTGTTTGCAGGGCAAATCGACCCCCTGTCGTGGTTCAGCCTGCGCTACAACACCCTGCAGCACACCAGCAAGCAGATGCAGTCGGCGCTATGGGGCCTGGGTGGCTGCCGCGCGCAACCAATCGCCCACCAGTTGCACATCGCTCGCGAAGTCGCCGACCGCAGCGCCCCGCGGGTACTGCTGGCCGACGAAGTGGGCCTGGGTAAAACCATCGAGGCCGGCCTGGTGATCCATCGCCAACTGCTCTCGGGCCGCGCCAGCCGCGTGCTGATCCTGGTACCGGAAAACCTCCAGCACCAGTGGCTGGTGGAAATGCGCCGCCGCTTCAACCTGCAAGTGGCCCTGTTCGATGCCGAGCGCTTTATCGAAAGCGACGCCAGCAACCCGTTCGAGGATGCCCAGCTGGCGCTGGTTGCACTGGAATGGCTGGTCGACGACGAAAAGGCTCAGGACGCATTGTTTGCCGCTGGCTGGGACATGATGGTCGTCGACGAGGCCCACCACCTGGTCTGGCACGAAGACCAGGTCAGCGCCGAATACGGCCTGGTCGAGCAACTGGCCCAGGTGATCCCGGGCGTGCTGCTGCTCACCGCCACCCCCGAGCAGCTTGGCCAGGACAGCCACTTCGCCCGCCTGCGCCTGCTCGACCCCAACCGCTTCCACGACCTGGCCGCCTTCCGCGCCGAAAGCGAGCACTATCGCCCGGTGGCTGAAGCCGTGCAGGAGCTGCTCGATGAAGGCCGCCTGTCGCCAAAGGCCCACGCCACCATCCAGGGTTTCCTGGGTGCCGAAGGCGAAGCCCTGTTGGCTGCAGTCAGCGACGGCGACAGCCAGGCCAGCGCACGTCTGATCCGCGAGCTGCTGGACCGCCACGGCACCGGCCGCGTCCTGTTCCGTAACACCCGTGCGGCGATCCAGGGCTTCCCCGAGCGCCAGTTGCACCCTTACCCGCTGGCCACACCCGAGCAGTACCGCGACCTGCCAGCCGGCGAGCACGCCGAGCTGTACCCGGAAGTCGCCTTCCAGGCCCAGGGTGATGTGGCTGACGACGAGCGCTGGTGGCGTTTCGACCCGCGCGTCGACTGGCTGATCGACACCCTGAAGATGCTCAAGCGCACCAAGGTACTGGTCATCTGCGCGCACGCCGAAACCGCCATGGACCTGGAAGACGCCCTGCGCGTGCGCTCCGGCATCCCGGCCTCGGTGTTCCATGAAGGCATGAACATCCTCGAGCGCGACCGCGCCGCCGCCTACTTCGCCGACGAAGAATTCGGTGCGCAAGTGCTGATCTGCTCCGAGATCGGCAGCGAAGGCCGCAACTTCCAGTTCGCCCATCACCTGGTGATGTTCGACCTGCCAGCACACCCGGACCTGCTCGAACAGCGCATCGGCCGCCTCGACCGGATCGGCCAGAAGCACACCATCCAGTTGCACATCCCGTACCTGCTAGGCAGCCCGCAAGAGCGCCTGTTCCAGTGGTACCACGAAGGCCTTAACGCCTTCCTCAACACGTGCCCCACCGGCAACGCCCTTCAGCACCAGTTCGGCCCACGCCTGCTGTCGCTGCTTGAAGGTGGCGAGAGCAAGGCCTGGGATTCCCTGGTGGACGACGCCCGCAGCGAGCGCGAGCGCCTGGAAGCCGAACTGCACACTGGCCGCGACCGCCTGCTGGAGCTCAACTCCGGCGGTGCCGGCGAAGGCCAGGCGCTGGTCGAGGCCATTCTCGAACAGGACGACCAGTTTGCCCTGCCGATCTACATGGAAACCCTGTTCGACGCCTTCGGCATCGACAGCGAAGACCATTCCGAGAACGCCCTGATCCTCAAGCCGAGCGAAAAGATGCTCGATGCCAGCTTCCCGCTGGGCGACGACGAAGGCGTGACCATCACCTACGACCGTGCCCAGGCGCTGTCGCGCGAGGACATGCAGTTCCTCACCTGGGAGCACCCGATGGTGCAGGGCGGCATGGACCTGGTGCTGTCCGGCTCTATGGGCAACACCGCCGTGGCACTGATCAAGAACAAAGCACTCAAGCCGGGCACCGTCCTGCTCGAATTGCTGTTCGTCAGCGAGGTGGTGGCACCACGCAGCCTGCAGCTGGGCCGCTACCTGCCGCCGGCCGCACTGCGCTGCCTGCTCGACGCCAACGGCAACGACCTGGCCTCCCGCGTGGCTTTCGAAACCCTCAACGAGCAGCTCGAGAGCGTACCGCGTGCCAGCGCCAACAAGTTCGTCCAGGCCCAGCGGGACGTGCTCGCCAAGCGCATCAGTGGCGGTGAAGAGAAGATCATGCCGACGCACGTCGAGCGCGTAGCCGAAGCGCAGCGCCGTCTGGCAGCCGAGGCCGACGAAGAGCTCGCCCGCCTGGTGGCACTGCAAGCGGTCAACCCAAGCGTGCGCGACAGCGAAATCGACGCCCTGCGCAAGCAGCGTGAAGACGGCCTGGCGATGCTGGACAAGGCCGCCTTGCGCCTGGAGGCCATTCGCGTGCTGGTGGCTGGCTGA
- a CDS encoding DUF2025 family protein, with protein sequence MAITSQDICNAADQLKGFVGFHGKRGVHIVRFSEDSFGMDVADDSITPCSEFVWRAEQGQRMALCRERLALLLEQHVDDRLNIAEPLRAYLRRRDLPEIVAERSMQQ encoded by the coding sequence ATGGCCATTACTTCCCAGGACATCTGCAATGCCGCCGACCAGCTCAAGGGCTTTGTCGGTTTTCATGGCAAGCGCGGTGTTCATATCGTGCGTTTTTCCGAGGACTCGTTCGGCATGGATGTGGCCGACGACAGCATTACCCCCTGCAGCGAGTTTGTCTGGCGTGCCGAGCAAGGGCAGCGCATGGCGCTATGCCGTGAGCGGCTGGCGCTGCTGCTGGAGCAGCATGTGGATGACCGCTTGAATATTGCTGAGCCACTGCGCGCCTACCTGCGCCGCCGGGATCTGCCAGAGATCGTGGCCGAACGCAGCATGCAGCAATAA
- a CDS encoding LysR family transcriptional regulator has translation MNKLELLRTFVRVCEVRSFTLAAESLRLPRSTVSEQVRALEKLLGTQLFNRTTRRVQATQDGALLYERSKDLLSGMDEIESLFSADDAELAGRLRIDLPTMMARRVIIPALPQFVQRFPRLEVELSCTDRQVDLLREGFDCVMRIGALHDLDVVARPVGQLSMRNCASPAYLARYGVPQTPQELAGHQLVHYVRNLGARSAGFEYLQGDELRYQAMAGVVTVNNAEAYSAACLAGLGLIQVPAVGVAEHLQRGELVSLLEDWQAPAMPVSLLYARQRHVPRRVQAFMQWLAAVLASQVDPAPSER, from the coding sequence ATGAACAAGCTTGAGTTGTTGCGCACCTTCGTGCGGGTATGTGAGGTCCGCAGTTTCACTTTGGCTGCCGAGAGCCTGAGGCTGCCACGCTCGACTGTGTCAGAGCAGGTGAGGGCGCTGGAAAAGTTGTTGGGCACTCAGTTGTTCAACCGTACTACCCGCCGGGTACAGGCGACCCAGGATGGCGCCTTGCTGTACGAGCGCAGCAAAGACCTGCTGTCTGGCATGGACGAGATCGAGAGCCTGTTCAGCGCCGACGATGCCGAGCTGGCCGGGCGCTTGCGCATCGACCTGCCGACCATGATGGCCCGGCGGGTCATCATCCCGGCGTTGCCGCAGTTTGTGCAGCGGTTTCCGCGGCTGGAGGTGGAGCTCAGTTGTACTGACCGCCAGGTGGATCTGCTGCGCGAAGGGTTCGACTGCGTGATGCGCATAGGTGCCCTGCATGACCTGGATGTTGTGGCACGGCCGGTCGGGCAACTGAGCATGCGCAACTGTGCCAGCCCCGCGTACCTGGCCCGCTACGGGGTACCGCAGACGCCGCAGGAACTGGCCGGGCACCAGCTGGTGCATTACGTGCGCAACCTGGGTGCACGCAGCGCCGGGTTCGAGTACCTGCAAGGGGATGAGCTGCGCTATCAGGCCATGGCGGGTGTGGTCACGGTCAACAACGCCGAGGCGTACTCGGCGGCTTGCCTGGCCGGTCTGGGGCTGATTCAGGTGCCGGCGGTGGGGGTTGCCGAGCACCTGCAGCGGGGCGAGCTGGTTTCACTGCTGGAAGACTGGCAGGCCCCGGCCATGCCGGTGTCGCTGTTGTATGCCCGGCAACGGCACGTTCCGCGCCGGGTTCAGGCGTTCATGCAGTGGCTGGCGGCAGTGCTGGCGTCGCAGGTCGACCCAGCGCCAAGTGAACGCTGA
- a CDS encoding FUSC family protein → MPITLQALFAPTSLAFKFAIKTLLGGGLALWLAMRWGLEQPSWALMTAFIVAQPLSGMVVQKGLARLAGTLVGTVMSVVFIGLFAQTPGLFLITLALWLALCTAASTQLRSAWAYAFVLAGYTAAIIALPAIDHPLQVFDQAVARCTEICLGIFCATATSALLWPMRVEQQLGGQARQAWQNGLQAASAMLGGEDEARKGLLESLGRIVAIDSQREHAWFEGNRGRQRARAIRGLSQKLMVLLRISRSVRRQWRQLDEREAAHLAHWLEEVRALLAKPDQPSLLLLRQRIWDAAHDEQISSTEHYCLARMALLLDYAMAASLALEDVEAGRAPKDVSQGLAVHRDWSLALLFGSRSALAFLVMSGFWLATAWPSAPGGLVLTCVVCSLFASRENGAQIGLSFLRGIFLAIPAAFLVGQILLPQWSSFAMLCLGMGVPLFLGALGMAHPRTGATATSYCLHFIVLVSPLNAMQFGVATMLNSALAMLVGVSAAVMAFRLLVFRHPAWLGRRLRAATQSDLVRLTRRDLRGADSWFGGRMADRLMQLARHAGELPENERKRWDDGLHGLDIGDELVHLRMCLAVAQAPLGRAEREYLQQVEAVLAKGPAAGRGQRLDAASEQFIAALRRLPASDPLRLAEGAVLQLQKSWGKWCRWQEEAHGVA, encoded by the coding sequence GTGCCCATCACCCTTCAGGCCCTGTTCGCCCCCACCAGCCTCGCCTTCAAGTTCGCCATCAAGACCTTGCTCGGTGGCGGCCTGGCGTTGTGGCTGGCGATGCGCTGGGGCCTGGAGCAGCCGTCCTGGGCACTGATGACCGCCTTCATCGTCGCCCAGCCACTGTCAGGGATGGTGGTGCAGAAAGGCCTGGCACGGCTGGCCGGTACCTTGGTCGGCACGGTCATGTCAGTGGTGTTCATCGGCCTCTTTGCCCAGACCCCTGGCTTGTTCCTCATTACCCTGGCGCTGTGGCTGGCGCTGTGCACTGCTGCCTCGACCCAACTGCGCAGCGCCTGGGCCTATGCCTTTGTACTGGCTGGCTACACCGCGGCGATTATTGCCTTGCCGGCCATCGACCACCCGTTGCAGGTGTTCGACCAGGCCGTGGCACGGTGTACCGAGATCTGCCTGGGCATTTTTTGCGCCACCGCCACCAGTGCCTTGCTCTGGCCAATGCGGGTGGAGCAGCAATTGGGCGGGCAGGCGCGGCAGGCCTGGCAGAACGGCCTGCAGGCTGCCAGTGCCATGCTGGGCGGCGAGGACGAGGCGCGCAAAGGCTTGCTGGAGAGCCTGGGGCGTATCGTTGCCATCGACAGCCAGCGTGAACATGCCTGGTTCGAAGGCAACCGCGGGCGCCAGCGAGCTCGCGCCATTCGTGGTCTCAGCCAGAAGCTGATGGTGCTGTTGCGCATCTCGCGCTCGGTGCGCCGGCAGTGGCGGCAACTCGATGAGCGTGAGGCAGCACACCTGGCACACTGGCTGGAAGAGGTTCGCGCGCTTCTGGCCAAACCCGACCAGCCCAGCCTGTTGCTGCTGCGCCAGCGCATCTGGGATGCCGCCCATGATGAGCAGATCAGTTCGACAGAGCACTACTGCCTGGCGCGCATGGCCTTGCTACTGGATTACGCCATGGCCGCCAGCCTGGCGCTGGAGGATGTGGAGGCGGGCAGGGCGCCCAAGGATGTATCCCAAGGCCTGGCCGTGCACCGCGACTGGTCACTGGCCTTGCTGTTCGGCTCACGCAGCGCACTGGCTTTTCTGGTGATGAGCGGCTTCTGGCTGGCGACAGCGTGGCCTTCGGCGCCGGGTGGCCTGGTGTTGACTTGCGTGGTCTGCAGCCTGTTCGCCAGCCGCGAGAACGGCGCGCAGATTGGCCTGAGCTTCCTGCGCGGGATCTTCCTGGCGATACCTGCGGCGTTTCTGGTGGGGCAGATCCTGCTGCCGCAATGGAGCAGCTTCGCCATGCTTTGCCTGGGCATGGGCGTGCCGCTGTTTCTCGGCGCATTGGGCATGGCCCACCCACGCACCGGGGCCACCGCCACTTCCTATTGCCTGCACTTCATCGTGCTGGTGTCCCCGCTCAACGCCATGCAGTTTGGTGTGGCGACCATGCTCAACAGTGCGTTGGCGATGCTGGTAGGGGTGTCGGCAGCGGTGATGGCCTTCCGGTTACTGGTATTCCGCCACCCGGCCTGGCTGGGCCGGCGCCTGCGTGCCGCCACCCAGAGCGACCTGGTGCGCCTGACCCGGCGCGACCTGCGCGGCGCCGACAGCTGGTTTGGCGGGCGCATGGCCGACCGCCTGATGCAACTGGCGCGGCATGCTGGCGAGCTGCCCGAAAACGAGCGCAAGCGCTGGGATGACGGCCTGCACGGGCTGGATATCGGCGATGAACTGGTGCACCTGCGCATGTGCCTGGCGGTTGCCCAGGCCCCCTTGGGGCGGGCCGAGCGCGAGTACTTGCAGCAGGTGGAGGCGGTACTGGCCAAAGGGCCGGCTGCCGGGCGTGGGCAGCGCCTGGACGCCGCCAGTGAACAATTCATTGCCGCCTTGCGTCGGCTGCCTGCGAGTGACCCGCTGCGGCTGGCCGAAGGGGCTGTGCTGCAGTTGCAGAAAAGCTGGGGCAAGTGGTGCCGTTGGCAGGAGGAAGCCCATGGGGTTGCGTGA
- a CDS encoding M949_RS01915 family surface polysaccharide biosynthesis protein has product MSAKHRWISASMAVGSLLLLAACEQKNFETLPAIPMEQLEVLGVQTPIKSVHFRDRDGEGLLVLSRSDGQASDPESEQEVDKVVLKATLYGRTAENDAFKARWQIEQETTCPGLDLDVDFYTDVSDVSDLNKDDVAEVTVASHAFCGGGIDPHDIAIEMREGQASYTITGQSLISPAGEEPIGGDRDDSASLKAAPQVLRDHMDAVWQQVYKRPWSEASPPSDDDPDDEAE; this is encoded by the coding sequence ATGTCTGCCAAGCACCGCTGGATCAGCGCTTCCATGGCCGTGGGCAGCCTGTTGCTGCTGGCCGCCTGCGAGCAGAAAAACTTTGAGACCTTGCCGGCCATCCCGATGGAGCAGCTTGAGGTCCTGGGCGTGCAGACGCCGATCAAGAGCGTGCACTTTCGTGACCGCGACGGTGAAGGCCTGTTGGTATTGAGCCGCAGCGATGGCCAGGCCAGCGACCCGGAAAGCGAGCAGGAAGTGGACAAGGTGGTACTCAAGGCCACCCTGTACGGGCGCACTGCCGAAAACGATGCATTCAAGGCGCGCTGGCAGATCGAGCAGGAAACCACCTGCCCGGGGCTGGACCTGGACGTGGACTTCTATACCGACGTCAGTGATGTCAGCGACCTGAACAAGGATGATGTGGCCGAGGTTACGGTGGCCAGCCATGCCTTCTGTGGCGGCGGCATCGACCCGCACGATATCGCTATCGAGATGCGCGAAGGGCAGGCCAGCTACACCATCACCGGCCAGTCACTGATCAGCCCGGCGGGTGAGGAGCCGATCGGCGGTGACCGGGATGACAGTGCCTCGCTCAAAGCCGCGCCGCAGGTGCTGCGCGACCACATGGATGCGGTCTGGCAGCAGGTTTACAAGCGGCCCTGGAGCGAAGCCAGCCCGCCAAGCGACGATGATCCTGACGACGAAGCCGAGTAA
- a CDS encoding DUF1656 domain-containing protein, with amino-acid sequence MGLREWEVGGVLLSPFLLYVLLALVITGVLRLVVQATPLGRWIWHEALFDAALFVCVLFLVVRLLGAL; translated from the coding sequence ATGGGGTTGCGTGAATGGGAAGTGGGCGGCGTGCTGCTCAGCCCGTTTCTGCTTTATGTGTTGCTGGCGCTGGTGATAACCGGCGTGTTGCGCCTGGTGGTGCAGGCGACGCCGTTGGGGCGCTGGATCTGGCATGAAGCGTTGTTCGATGCAGCGCTGTTCGTTTGTGTGTTGTTCCTGGTGGTGAGGCTGCTGGGAGCTTTATAA